Proteins encoded together in one Miscanthus floridulus cultivar M001 chromosome 16, ASM1932011v1, whole genome shotgun sequence window:
- the LOC136514300 gene encoding uncharacterized protein — MAADGEAGLGCLSSAACDDDCASFARLCLDKAGTVRGLTAAERRRKEKEKARKDARLKKLRGRWRKANMAVEDHREQGAGWAERRRKANNREQGAGSRDDGWADLEPLFFDEAATVAEHGRRMQREQQAAHNRKLCRAREAALDRIREYDPKTGSTYYSRVEHVDDIATFNHDEESPLGPMRDTEALIYVHGTVASDGEKKFIASDSANLHSIDITSFSDVNSKDGNMRFVPDRSANVFSVKIVSSDVGFPIEVYGTVIARDNIDLKCVYLFCRDRDHCQLILSKDESLILTGPKRGLALKYYLYFEFDLKIKCVGRQKNKQLSKGYMALDGLNYRSWQEMEVERETLDTKLSKVMITYAVVQNAVEATFAIEVLQGRFYGEITACTTGIRDSIVLHDSKMAEAMTDNGKGVIQLLRNVVAVSMREKLIFTIVARTGDGKTKSTTIRFTPGVIGGEEKEITCGSIKMCVKVTWSIVSRWYYPHC; from the exons ATGGCGGCGGACGGCGAGGCGGGATTAGGCTGTCTCTCCTCCGCGGCGTGTGATGACGACTGCGCAAGCTTTGCACGTCTCTGCCTCGATAAGGCGGGGACGGTTCGCGGTCTTACTGCCgcggagaggaggaggaaggagaaggagaaggcgcGCAAGGATGCGCGCTTGAAGAAGCTGCGTGGGCGGTGGCGGAAAGCCAACATGGCCGTCGAGGACCACCGCGAGCAAGGCGCTGGGTGGGCAGAGCGGAGGCGGAAAGCCAACAACCGCGAGCAAGGCGCTGGGAGCAGGGACGACGGGTGGGCAGATCTGGAACCTCTCTTCTTCGACGAGGCAGCAACGGTGGCCGAGCACGGGAGGCGGATGCAGAGAGAACAGCAGGCGGCCCACAACAGGAAGCTGTGCAGAGCCCGCGAGGCCGCCTTGGATCGGATCCGCGAGTACGATCCGAAGACTGGGAGCACCTACTACTCCCGAGTTGAACACGTCGACGACATCGCCACATTCAACCACGACGAGGAGT CGCCACTTGGTCCAATGAGAGACACTGAGGCATTGATCTATGTACATGGCACTGTAGCTTCAGATGGTGAGAAGAAGTTCATTGCCAGTGACTCTGCAAATCTCCACTCCATCGATATAACCTCCTTCTCGGATGTTAATAGCAAGGATGGCAATATGCGGTTTGTTCCAGACCGCTCTGCAAACGTCTTCTCCGTAAAGATAGTCTCCTCTGATGTTGGCTTTCCGATCGAAGTCTATGGCACCGTAATTGCCAGAGACAACATCGATCTCAAGTGTGTTTATCTCTTCTGCCGAGATAGAGATCATTGCCAACTCATCTTGTCCAAG GATGAATCATTGATTCTGACTGGCCCAAAACGAGGACTCGCGCTAAAATATTATTTGTATTTTGAGTTTGATTTGAAGATCAAGTGTGTTGGAAGGCAGAAGAACAAGCAACTAAGTAAAGGTTACATGGCATTGGATGGCTTAAATTATAGATCGTGGCAAGAAATGGAGGTTGAAAGGGAAACCCTGGACACTAAACTCAGTAAGGTGATGATTACATATGCAGTAGTCCAAAATGCAGTCGAGGCAACTTTTGCTATTGAAGTTCTGCAAGGAAGATTTTACGGAGAAATCACTGCTTGCACCACTGGTATCCGGGATAGCATTGTGCTTCATGATAGCAAAATGGCTGAAGCAATGACTGACAATGGAAAGGGAGTTATCCAACTGTTGCGAAACGTGGTAGCTGTCAGTATGAGGGAGAAGCTGATATTTACTATTGTTGCCCGGACTGGTGATGGTAAAACTAAAAGCACGACCATTAGATTTACTCCAGGAGTCATTGGTggagaagaaaaagaaataacCTGTGGTTCCATTAAGATGTGTGTGAAGGTTACATGGTCGATAGTTTCACGTTGGTATTACCCTCATTGCTGA